A portion of the Drosophila innubila isolate TH190305 chromosome 3L unlocalized genomic scaffold, UK_Dinn_1.0 0_D_3L, whole genome shotgun sequence genome contains these proteins:
- the LOC117788158 gene encoding peroxisomal biogenesis factor 3 codes for MLSRLQEFLSRHRRKFIVTGVLVGGTIYAARYAQRKLVEYQERQAREFFERTRRMHHFESTERTCNQVILGMGEEMCQAVLHECSTDELLEQLRQNPSNKLELWEQMKIISFTRLATFVYASSMLVMALRVQLNLLGGYIYRDIMTEQRQITDELKQQYLSLIRHFITDDGIRDLARFIRSKVVEVMKSMPLTRQLTLADTEQIFWSLQMAINGDTRHDPNSKMTKYLLPDLSRLQQRSNCSPLLQQMYNETLDMLESEDCIGVCVHNVSRGFVLSCDAIAESMGETLQHLAPGELQQQQPLNGQNNPSNNNNLLNVNTVLLALAKLIPIISGLTSHGYDSAARPHNLPTQLLSFYVVSEKSKMLGANVYETFSSG; via the coding sequence ATGTTGTCTCGCCTGCAAGAATTCCTGTCACGCCATCGCCGTAAATTCATTGTGACTGGGGTGCTGGTGGGAGGCACCATCTATGCGGCACGATATGCCCAGCGCAAGCTGGTGGAGTATCAGGAGCGGCAGGCGCGTGAGTTCTTCGAGCGCACTCGGCGGATGCATCACTTTGAGTCGACGGAACGCACCTGCAACCAGGTGATACTCGGCATGGGGGAGGAGATGTGCCAGGCGGTGTTGCATGAGTGCAGCACGGACGAGTTGCTGGAACAGCTGCGTCAGAATCCCAGCAACAAACTGGAGCTGTGGgagcaaatgaaaattatatcgTTCACGCGACTTGCCACATTTGTGTATGCCTCATCGATGCTGGTGATGGCGTTGCGTGTCCAGCTCAATCTCCTGGGCGGCTACATCTATCGGGACATTATGACGGAGCAGCGTCAAATCACCGACGAACTGAAGCAGCAGTACTTGTCCCTCATACGACACTTCATCACGGATGATGGCATCCGGGATCTTGCGAGATTCATACGCAGCAAAGTCGTGGAGGTCATGAAGTCGATGCCACTAACACGCCAACTGACGCTGGCGGATACAGAGCAAATCTTCTGGTCACTCCAAATGGCCATCAATGGCGACACACGACACGATCCCAACTCCAAGATGACCAAGTATCTGCTGCCCGATCTCAGTCGACTGCAGCAGAGATCGAACTGCTCGCCGCTGCTGCAACAGATGTATAACGAAACGCTGGACATGCTGGAGAGCGAGGATTgcattggtgtgtgtgtgcacaatgTGAGTCGCGGCTTTGTGCTCAGCTGTGATGCGATTGCCGAGTCCATGGGAGAGACACTGCAGCATTTGGCGCCGGGtgaactgcagcagcagcaaccccTAAACGGCCAAAACAatccaagcaacaacaacaatctgcTTAACGTCAATACGGTGCTGTTGGCGTTGGCCAAACTCATACCCATCATCAGTGGACTCACCTCCCACGGCTACGACAGCGCTGCCAGGCCGCACAATCTGCCGACGCAGCTGCTCAGCTTCTATGTGGTGTCGGAGAAGTCCAAAATGCTGGGGGCCAATGTTTACGAGACCTTCAGCTCCGGCTAG
- the LOC117789150 gene encoding glycoprotein 3-alpha-L-fucosyltransferase A encodes MRRPKISLKKYFYFTLICALLLIFGFNLKEYEIWKTKITRPILTPSQQQQQQQQQQQQQLQQRQHDFARDTNELKSWELDETTAAYESAPPASPVAAADQEPQLEVEEESAAEKRLEPAATAKPWFFRNGEYYPKPAKTFSNRKARKLHAPRLFPHQDPHSDRVVNQLMYVPHNYEQIKASGKLKTILLYNGLGPWNVKKGREVFLRSKCPVDTCELTANRDLASVADMILYKDNYIPTGIRRPSNHKQVTMMYYLECPYHTQNVKVPDAINWTATYRRDSTVMAPYEKWQYYDTKVQQLEQDHNYALNKTKKVAWFVSNCGARNGRLQYAHELQKHIEVDIYGACGNYKCPRSTADKCFDILDNDYKFYLAFENSNCKDYITEKFFVNALNRKVLPIVMGARPEDYEVSAPRRSYIHIDEFASPKELAEYLHILDKDDELYNSYFKWKGTGEFINTYYWCRVCSTLHNEEQLRKPTWYTDVNDWWRGVGVCTSGSWRNLRARKDVISDD; translated from the exons ATGCGAAGGCCAAAAATATCGCTGAAAAAGTATTTCTATTTTACGTTAATTTGTGCGCTGTTGTTGATCTTTGGTTTCAATCTCAA AGAATATGAGATATGGAAGACGAAAATAACGCGACCTATCTTGACACcttcccaacaacaacaacagcaacagcaacaacaacaacagcagctacaacagcggcaacatgACTTTGCCAGAGATACAAATGAGCTAAAAAGTTGGGAACTGGATGAAACCACGGCGGCATATGAATCAGCGCCACCTGCTTCACCTGTCGCTGCAGCGGACCAGGAGCCGCAGCtggaggtggaggaggagtCAGCGGCGGAAAAGCGCTTGGAACCGGCAGCCACAGCCAAACCGTGGTTCTTCCGGAATGGAGAGTATTATCCAAAGCCGGCGAAGACGTTTAGCAATCGCAAGGCACGGAAATTACATGCCCCCCGACTGTTTCCACACCAGGATCCGCACAGTGATCGTGTGGTAAATCAGCTGATGTATGTGCCACATAATTACGAACAGATCAAGGCAAGTGGGAAACTGAAAACCATCCTGCTCTACAATGGACTGGGTCCTTGGAATGTGAAAAAGGGGCGGGAGGTCTTTCTGCGCTCCAAGTGCCCTGTGGACACCTGTGAACTGACTGCCAATCGGGATCTGGCCAGCGTGGCCGATATGATACTCTACAAGGATAACTACATACCCACAGGCATACGCCGGCCCAGCAATCATAAGCAAGTCACAATGATGTACTACTTGGAATGTCCATATCACACGCAAAATGTCAAAGTTCCGGATGCCATCAACTGGACGGCCACCTACAG ACGAGACAGCACTGTTATGGCTCCCTATGAGAAATGGCAATATTACGATACGAAGGTGCAGCAATTGGAACAGGATCATAACTATGCCCTCAATAAGACCAAGAAGGTCGCCTGGTTTGTCTCCAACTGTGGTGCACGCAATGGTCGACTGCAGTACGCCCATGAGCTACAGAAACATATTGAG GTGGACATTTATGGTGCCTGTGGCAATTACAAGTGTCCTCGGAGCACCGCGGATAAGTGTTTCGATATACTCGATAATGACTACAAGTTCTATTTGGCATTCGAGAATTCCAATTGCAAGGATTACATAACAGAGAAGTTCTTTGTGAATGCTCTCAATCGCAAGGTATTACCGATAGTAATGGGTGCTCGGCCCGAGGACTACGAGGTGAGTGCACCACGCCGATCCTACATACACATCGATGAGTTCGCCTCACCCAAAGAGTTGGCCGAGTATCTGCACATACTCGACAAGGACGACGAGCTGTATAACTCGTACTTCAAGTGGAAGGGCACCGGTGAGTTCATCAACACGTACTACTGGTGCCGGGTATGCTCGACTCTCCACAACGAGGAGCAGCTGCGTAAGCCCACCTGGTACACCGATGTCAATGATTGGTGGCGAGGCGTGGGAGTTTGCACGTCGGGATCATGGCGTAACTTGAGAGCCCGCAAGGATGTGATCAGCGATGATTGA
- the LOC117789149 gene encoding probable DNA mismatch repair protein Msh6 has product MSKKLNTSAGGTPTNTLFNYFAKSPAIDKKKLTPSIANEAQKENLQIGKSKEIKKETESKPAAKRKLAVSESPADEDSDIEDKIGKRKRKRIVVPESESDEEYESKSETDFSEDGSDYEPNEKDAAASEESESGEEEKEESETEEEPTPKKHRKKSAKNHINNNNNNNEPASKKAKLDEPVLAAGGTFLEKLQQLQSNAKKDAAYDDIVTVTSNLDEPVVWPHQKLEFLQPDKIKDKAGRRPDHPDYDKSTLHVPEKFLNGLSPGVRQWWILKSDNFDCVLFFKVGKFYELYHGDADVGVNELGFTYMRGEFAHSGFPEISFDKMSSILIDRGYKVARVEQTETPDMMTERCKRIKPTKFDKVVAREICQITDRGTQVFGSQCAIRPNHQPNYMLALVEHDEGSNSKYGICFIDTSIGDFHVGEFKDDKSCSRLLTLLSHHMPVLLLHEKSALSLRTQQILRTVLGGILKEQLPSSGAQLCSAEKTLKLLAERYYAGTGAEDNWPLVLRSMQSDTDHLGLTPADPFKLALKALGQCIHYIAKCKLEPKVLPMARYQLYVPPDEQQAENIPSAVIATLRRSHMVLDATTLSNLRIIGEEHSLMSTLDHCCTKFGKRLLHHWLCAPSCDLSVIRERQEAIGELLRRPDELQELRALLAPMPDFERHLAQIHLFGNKRISQADHPDSRAILFEEKLYNKQKLRSFMAILKGFETLMKLPSMFRGSETSLLKRLTQLPGEEGGSFPDLSKQLKFFENAFDHDAADKTGVVAPQPGIDADYDEVQERIADIEQRLKTYLIEQERHFGCRVIYFGSDKKRYQLEVPETHAHKANKSYALEGQVKGKKPARRYTTAETKALLKDMQQAEDARNIVLKDLARRLFEKFSNHYEQWKQCIDCVSTLDVLASLAEYARQQLVICVPELASAQAQPFIELEEGYHPCVNASTYIPNGLQLGTASEAPLSLLTGPNMGGKSTLMRQVGLLVIMAQIGAHIPAASCRLSLVDRIFTRLGAQDDILAGHSTFLVELNETSLILKHATSHSLVLLDELGRGTATYDGTAIAASVVNFLANLKCRTLFSTHYHNLIDFFHADKRITLGHMACMVENEDNTDPTQETVTFLYKYTAGACPKSYGFNAAKLAGMPQGIIKRAYELSKKVEAIALQRKITAKIVAASSGDVDKKQMKLNNLKDLLQQLRMCHV; this is encoded by the exons ATGTCGAAGAAATTGAATACTAGTGCTGGCGGCACGCCAACAAATACATTGTTTAATTACTTTGCCAAATCACCGGCAATAGACAAAAAGAAACTCACGCCCAGCATTGCAAACGAAGCTCAGAAGGAAAATCTACAGATTGGAAAATCCAAGGAAATAAAGAAGGAAACTGAATCGAAGCCGGCAGCCAAGCGCAAGCTGGCTGTCTCCGAGTCTCCTGCTGATGAGGACAGTGACATAGAGGATAAGATTGGCAAACGCAAGCGCAAGCGAATTGTGGTTCCCGAATCGGAGAGCGACGAGGAATACGAATCAAAGTCGGAGACGGACTTCTCTGAGGATGGTTCGGACTATGAGCCAAATGAGAAGGATGCGGCCGCAAGtgaagagagcgagagtggCGAGGAAGAAAAGGAAGAGAGCGAAACTGAGGAGGAACCCACGCCAAAGAAGCATCGCAAGAAGTCAGCCAAAAaccacatcaacaacaacaacaataacaatgagcCCGCCAGCAAAAAGGCCAAATTGGATGAACCTGTCTTGGCAGCAGGTGGCACATTTCTGGagaagctgcagcagctgcagagTAATGCTAAGAAGGATGCTGCCTACGATGATATTGTGACTGTCACATCCAATTTGGATGAGCCTGTTGTCTGGCCACATCAGAAGCTGGAATTCCTGCAGCCCGACAAGATTAAGGACAAGGCTGGCAGGCGACCGGATCATCCTGACTACGACAAGAGTACGCTGCATGTGCCCGAGAAGTTTCTCAATGGATTGTCGCCCGGAGTGCGTCAATGGTGGATTCTCAAGTCGGACAACTTTGATTGCGTGCTCTTCTTCAAGGTGGGCAAGTTCTATGAGCTGTATCACGGCGATGCCGACGTGGGCGTTAACGAGCTGGGATTCACCTATATGCGTGGTGAATTCGCGCACTCTGGCTTCCCAGAAATCTCCTTCGATAAGATGTCCTCCATATTGATAGACAGGGGCTATAAAGTGGCGCGTGTGGAGCAAACAGAGACTCCGGACATGATGACGGAGCGTTGCAAACGCATTAAACCCACAAAATTCGACAAGGTTGTGGCCCGTGAGATTTGCCAGATTACGGATCGTGGTACTCAAGTGTTTGGCTCCCAGTGTGCCATTAGACCCAATCATCAGCCCAATTATATGCTGGCACTGGTGGAGCACGATGagggcagcaacagcaagtaTGGCATCTGCTTTATAGACACCTCCATTGGTGACTTCCATGTGGGCGAATTTAAAGATGACAAGAGCTGCTCACGTCTGTTGACTCTGCTCTCCCATCACATGCCCGTCCTG CTACTCCATGAGAAATCCGCGCTGAGTTTGCGTACACAGCAAATCCTGCGCACTGTGCTGGGCGGCATACTCAAGGAGCAGCTGCCCAGTTCCGGAGCACAACTCTGCAGCGCTGAGAAGACGCTCAAGTTGCTGGCGGAACGTTACTATGCAGGCACTGGAGCTGAGGACAATTGGCCGCTTGTGTTGCGCAGCATGCAGTCGGACACGGATCACTTGGGACTCACACCCGCCGATCCCTTCAAGCTGGCACTGAAGGCGCTTGGTCAGTGCATTCACTATATAGCCAAGTGTAAGCTGGAGCCTAAAGTGCTGCCCATGGCGCGTTATCAGCTTTATGTTCCACCTGATGAGCAGCAGGCAGAGAATATTCCCTCAGCTGTGATTGCTACATTGCGTCGCTCACACATGGTACTGGATGCCACCACATTGTCCAATCTGCGCATTATTGGTGAAGAACATTCGCTAATGTCCACGCTGGATCATTGCTGCACCAAATTTGGGAAGCGACTACTTCATCATTGGCTCTGCGCTCCCAGCTGCGATTTGTCAGTCATACGGGAGAGACAGGAGGCAATTGGCGAACTCCTGCGTCGTCCCGATGAGCTTCAAGAGCTGCGCGCATTGCTGGCGCCCATGCCGGACTTTGAGCGCCACTTGGCGCAAATCCATCTGTTCGGAAACAAGCGCATTTCCCAGGCAGATCATCCAGACTCACGGGCCATTCTCTTCGAGGAGAAGCTGTACAACAAACAGAAGCTACGCAGCTTCATGGCCATCTTGAAGGGTTTCGAAACGTTGATGAAGTTGCCTTCTATGTTCCGAGGATCCGAAACGTCGCTGCTGAAGCGCTTGACTCAGTTGCCAGGCGAAGAAGGAGGCAGTTTTCCTGATCTCAGCAAGCAGCTAAAGTTCTTTGAGAACGCTTTTGATCATGATGCAGCTGACAAGACGGGAGTGGTTGCACCACAGCCTGGCATTGATGCGGACTATGATGAAGTGCAGGAGCGGATTGCCGACATTGAACAGCGCCTAAAGACCTATCTAATTGAGCAGGAGCGTCACTTTGGTTGCCGTGTCATCTACTTTGGCTCGGACAAGAAACGCTATCAGTTGGAAGTGCCCGAAACACATGCCCACAAGGCGAACAAGTCCTATGCGCTGGAGGGTCAGGTGAAGGGCAAGAAGCCGGCACGTCGCTACACCACGGCGGAGACAAAGGCACTGCTCAAGGACATGCAGCAGGCGGAGGATGCGCGCAACATTGTGCTCAAGGATCTGGCGCGTCGCCTCTTCGAAAAGTTCTCCAATCACTACGAGCAATGGAAGCAATGCATTGACTGTGTGTCCACACTGGATGTGTTGGCCTCCCTGGCGGAATACGCACGCCAGCAGCTGGTCATCTGTGTGCCAGAGCTGGCCTCGGCACAGGCACAACCCTTCATAGAGCTGGAAGAGGGCTATCATCCCTGTGTGAATGCCTCCACCTACATACCCAATGGTCTGCAGTTGGGCACTGCCTCTGAGGCACCGCTGTCGCTGCTCACCGGACCAAACATGGGTGGCAAGAGCACCTTGATGCGACAGGTTGGCTTGCTGGTTATTATGGCACAGATT GGAGCCCATATACCTGCTGCCAGTTGCCGCCTTTCGCTGGTGGATCGCATCTTCACCCGGTTGGGTGCACAGGACGATATTCTAGCCGGTCACAGCACCTTTTTGGTGGAGCTCAATGAAACGTCGCTTATTTTGAAGCATGCCACATCGCATTCCCTGGTGCTGCTGGATGAATTGGGACGTGGCACAGCCACATATGATGGCACCGCTATTGCCGCCTCTGTGGTCAATTTTCTGGCCAATCTCAAGTGTCGCACCTTATTCTCCACGCATTATCACAATCTGATTGATTTCTTTCATGCGGATAAGAGAATTACACTGGGTCACATGGCCTGTATGGTGGAGAACGAGGACAACACGGATCCCACGCAGGAAACAGTCACATTCCTTTACAAATATACGGCGGGTGCCTGTCCCAAATCCTATGGCTTCAATGCAGCCAAATTGGCCGGCATGCCACAGGGCATTATCAAACGTGCCTACGAG CTATCCAAGAAAGTGGAGGCCATTGCTCTGCAACGCAAAATAACAGCCAAGATTGTGGCAGCTTCGAGTGGAGACGTTGACAAgaagcaaatgaaattgaacaacTTGAAGGATTTGCTGCAGCAGTTGAGAATGTGTCACGTCTGA
- the LOC117789151 gene encoding U4/U6 small nuclear ribonucleoprotein Prp31 — MSLADELLADLEEDNDNDIDDAEMADADEVEQATLTNELAEKLLKPTPNLMEVDVTVQSVRELCKLRDSDRLQNTLKQIEHYASRQRSAAEMLGSVESDPEYCLIVDANAIAVDVDNEISIVHKFTKEKYQKRFPELDSLIVGEIEYLLAVKELGNDLDQVKNNEKLQAILTQATIMIVSVTASTTQGTMLTAAEKAKIDEACEMAIELNNYKSKIYEYVESRMTFIAPNLSMIVGASTAAKLLGIAGGLTKLSKMPACNVQVLGSQKKTLSGFSQTQMLPHTGYVYYSQIVQDTAPDLRRKAARLVAAKSVLAARVDACHESVHGEIGLKFKEDIEKKLDKLQEPPPVKFIKPLPKPIEGSKKKRGGKRVRKMKERYALTEFRKQANRMNFGDIEEDAYQGDLGYSRGTIGKTGTGRIRLPQLDEKTKVRISKTLQKNLQKQQVYGGNTTVKRQISGTASSVAFTPLQGLEIVNPQAAERSQTEAKYFSNTSGFLSVGKRTT; from the exons ATGTCGCTAGCTGATGAGTTACTTGCTGATCTCGAAGaggacaatgacaatgacattGACGATGCCGAAATGGCCGACGCCGACGAGGTGGAGCAGGCGACGCTTACCAACGAGCTGGCCGAGAAGCTGTTGAAGCCGACGCCAAACCTGATGGAAGTGGATGTGACGGTTCAATCCGTACGGGAACTCTGTAAACTGCGCGACTCGGATCGACTGCAGAACACATTGAAGCAGATCGAGCACTATGCCAGTCGGCAGCGCAGTGCCGCCGAAATGTTGGGCAGCGTGGAATCCGATCCGGAATATTGTCTAATTGTGGATGCGAATGCAATCGCCGTGGATGTGGACAACGAGATATCCATAGTACACAAGTTCACCAAGGAGAAGTATCAGAAACGGTTCCCTGAGCTCGACTCGCTGATTGTGGGCGAAATTGAGTATCTGCTGGCTGTCAAGGAGCTGGGCAATGATCTGGACCAGGTCAAGAACAATGAGAAGCTGCAGGCCATACTGACACAGGCCACCATTATGATTGTCTCGGTGACAGCATCCACCACACAGGG AACCATGTTAACGGCCGCAGAGAAGGCCAAGATCGATGAGGCCTGTGAAATGGCCATTGAGCTGAACAACTACAAGTCAAAGATCTATGAGTATGTCGAGAGTCGAATGACATTTATAGCACCCAATCTATCCATGATTGTGGGTGCCTCCACGGCCGCCAAGCTGCTGGGCATCGCCGGCGGATTGACCAAGCTATCCAAAATGCCCGCCTGCAATGTGCAGGTGCTGGGCTCCCAGAAGAAGACTCTCTCGGGCTTCTCACAGACCCAAATGTTGCCACACACAGGCTACGTGTATTACTCACAGATTGTGCAGGACACGGCGCCAGATCTGCGACGCAAGGCAGCTCGTCTGGTGGCTGCCAAATCGGTGCTGGCTGCTCGTGTGGACGCTTGTCACGAGAGCGTGCATGGTGAGATCGGGTTGAAGTTCAAGGAAGACATTGAAAAGAAGCTGGACAAGCTGCAGGAGCCGCCACCGGTGAAGTTCATCAAGCCGCTGCCCAAGCCCATCGAGGGCAGCAAGAAGAAACGTGGTGGCAAGCGGGTGCGCAAGATGAAGGAACGTTACGCCTTGACCGAGTTCCGTAAGCAGGCGAATCGCATGAATTTTGGCGAT ATCGAGGAGGACGCCTATCAGGGCGACTTGGGTTACTCCCGCGGCACAATTGGCAAAACGGGCACCGGTCGCATTCGATTGCCGCAGCTGGATGAGAAGACAAAGGTTCGCATCAGCAAGACGCTGCAGAAAAATCTACAGAAGCAACAGGTCTACGGCGGCAACACAACTGTGAAGCGTCAAATCTCCGGCACAGCATCCAGCGTGGCATTTACCCCGTTGCAGGGTCTGGAAATTGTGAATCCACAAGCAGCAGAAAGATCCCAAACCGAAGCCAAATATTTCTCAAACACATCCGGCTTTTTATCCGTGGGCAAGCGCACGACCTAA
- the LOC117789153 gene encoding endoplasmic reticulum-Golgi intermediate compartment protein 3 translates to MKFADVLRRLDAYPRTLDDFSVRTVGGAAVTIISTSIISLLIFLEFLNYMKPTLNEELYVDTTRGHKLRINLDVTLHNLACNYISLDAMDSSGDTHLRVDHDVFKHRLDLNGEPLKETPIKEIVAVSPPNKNTTCGSCYGAEHNSTHCCNTCEDVLDAYRLRKWNMQVDKIEQCKGKYKRTDEDAFKEGCRIQGHLEVNRMAGSFHFAPGKSFSIRQFHIHDFQFTNVKLSHTINHLSFGEKIEFAKTHPLDGLRVDVDESKSEMFNYYLKIVPTLYERHSDGQPIYTNQFSVTRHRKDLMDRERGMPGIFFSYELSPLMVKYAERHSSFGHFATNCCSIIGGVFTVAGILAVLLNNSWEAIQRKLEVGKLS, encoded by the exons ATGAAGTTCGCTGATGTTTTGCGTCGGCTGGACGCGTATCCACGCACACTAGATGATTTTAGTGTACGCACTGTGGGCGGTGCTGCCG TTACTATTATAAGTACAAGCATTATAAGCCTGCTTATATTTCTGGAGTTCCTCAACTACATGAAGCCCACACTGAATGAGGAGCTGTATGTGGACACGACACGCGGTCACAAGCTGCGAATCAATTTGGATGTCACGTTGCACAACTTGGCCTGCAATTATATATCGCTGGATGCAATGGACTCCTCGGGTGACACACACCTGCGAGTGGATCACGATGTGTTCAAGCATCGCTTAGACCTTAACGGCGAGCCGCTAAAGGAGACTCCCATCAAGGAAATTGTTGCCGTTTCACCGCCCAACAAGAACACAACATGTGGGAGTTGCTACGGTGCAGAGCACAATTCCACGCA CTGCTGCAACACTTGCGAGGATGTTTTGGACGCCTATCGCCTACGGAAATGGAACATGCAGGTGGACAAAATCGAGCAATGCAAGGGAAAATACAAGCGGACCGACGAGGACGCCTTTAAAGAGGGCTGTCGCATACAGGGTCACCTGGAAGTGAATCGG ATGGCAGGCAGCTTCCACTTTGCACCCGGCAAAAGTTTCTCGATTCGTCAGTTTCACATACACGACTTTCAGTTCACAAATGTCAAGCTTTCCCATACCATAAACCATCTGTCATTTGGCGAGAAGATTGAATTCGCCAAGACGCATCCATTGGATGGTCTCCGTGTGGATGTTGATG AGTCCAAGAGCGAGAtgtttaactattatttaaaaattgtgccGACACTCTATGAACGTCACAGCGATGGTCAACCCATATATACCAATCAGTTTTCGGTCACCCGCCATCGCAAGGATTTAATGGATCGAGAACGCGGCATGCCAGGAATCTTCTTCAGCTACGAGCTGTCCCCGTTAATGGTTAAATATGCCGAGAGACACAG ctCCTTTGGCCACTTTGCCACAAATTGTTGCTCAATCATTGGAGGTGTCTTTACCGTGGCGGGCATTCTGGCCGTGCTCTTGAACAACTCCTGGGAAGCTATTCAACGCAAACTGGAGGTGGGAAAACTCAGTTAG
- the LOC117789154 gene encoding reactive oxygen species modulator 1: MPLPSGSFSQQGGPTCFDKMKTGFTIGFCVGMASGALFGGFSALRYGLRGRELINNVGKVMIQGGGTFGTFMAIGTGIRC, translated from the exons ATGCCGTTGCCGAGCGGTTCCTTCTCACAGCAGGGTGGTCCCACATGCTTTGATAAGATGAAGACTGGCTTCACCATTGGCTTCTGTGTGGGCATGGCCAGCGGTGCTCTCTTTGGTGGCTTCTCAGCACTCCG ATATGGACTGCGAGGACGCGAGCTCATTAACAATGTGGGCAAAGTGATGATACAAGGCGGGGGCACTTTTGGCACCTTCATGGCCATTGGCACGGGCATACGTTGCTGA